CGCCAATGTTTGTATCAGTTTCTTTATAAGGATTAAGTAACTCCCATTCGCGAAACTGTAATTGTTTTTTATATTCATTGAGATTAATCCAGTAATCTTCAAGTTTTTGTATATCATTTCTTGATAGTTTGCTCATATGCCCTCCACAATTGATTTATGTCATTTGTATGCCTATGCGATAACATAGGCATGTGCAGCACCTACCTTGTTTGTTTATTTCCTCAAATTGTTCAGTAGTCGAACAAATCCAACTGTCCATTAAAATAATTCATTAACAACATTTCTTCACTTGAATTATTGTCGCCATTTACTACCTGGCGTACAGCTGAAAAAGTTTCTGAATACCAGCCTTCATATAATTCATTTAAAATCGGATGATCGTAATAGGATACAAGGGCTTTGCCCTGGATAGCCTTTAATGCTGCTGATAAGTCGTAATGTAATTGCATCGGATTTTCTTTATCTGCATCTGTGAGCTTATATCGACGTTCCCTATCGATATATGGTGGATCTACATAAAACAAAGTTGTTGGAGAATCGTACACACGTATGATTTCTCGGAAATCTCGATTATCAATCATTACATTGCTCATACGCTGTCCGAAATCCTTAATACGTTTGCAAGCTGATTGATAGGTGCGAGCTGTATTATGCTCTTTACTATGCCTCCATCCAGTACCATAACTGCTATTACCCTTTGCAATACCCGAACGATTAAGATAAAAGAATCGTACAGCTCGTTCGAAATCATCACTTGGCATTGGCTCACGTTTCCACTTTTCATAAAGTTGACGACTATATGGTAAGCCCTCACAAGCTTTAATCAAATCGTTAGTTTGCGCTCTGGCCACAAGTAAAAAGTTAACCATGTCTCCGTCTATATCGTTGTAAACCTCATTAGTTATTGGTTGCTTTTGAGCAATTACATGAGCAGCACCGCCAAACAAATCTACAAAGCAAGTATGCTCTGGCATTCTGCTGATAATATGCTTTGCCATACGTCCTTTTCCACCAAACCAAATCAATGGTGATTCACTCATTTCTTCACCCTCTTTCCTGAACAATTTTGTTCGATTAATCATCAAGAGAAATCATTTTTAATCGATTCACACTACTTCCACATCGTTTTTCATAGATCGGATAAGTCATGTATTGAAGAAAATT
This genomic stretch from Lysinibacillus pakistanensis harbors:
- a CDS encoding DNA adenine methylase — translated: MSESPLIWFGGKGRMAKHIISRMPEHTCFVDLFGGAAHVIAQKQPITNEVYNDIDGDMVNFLLVARAQTNDLIKACEGLPYSRQLYEKWKREPMPSDDFERAVRFFYLNRSGIAKGNSSYGTGWRHSKEHNTARTYQSACKRIKDFGQRMSNVMIDNRDFREIIRVYDSPTTLFYVDPPYIDRERRYKLTDADKENPMQLHYDLSAALKAIQGKALVSYYDHPILNELYEGWYSETFSAVRQVVNGDNNSSEEMLLMNYFNGQLDLFDY